One genomic segment of Candidatus Aegiribacteria sp. includes these proteins:
- a CDS encoding DUF3006 domain-containing protein, with protein sequence MSENRELLVSLDRIEEEIAVLITKEGHMWLLPADYLPEHSREGDVFNVIIEKNREETEKLAASIQSLQQRLLDRTSERNKSDR encoded by the coding sequence ATGTCAGAAAACAGAGAGCTTCTTGTTTCGCTTGACAGAATTGAAGAGGAGATTGCCGTTCTTATTACAAAAGAAGGGCACATGTGGCTTCTTCCCGCGGATTATCTTCCAGAGCACTCGCGTGAAGGTGATGTTTTCAACGTTATTATTGAGAAGAACAGGGAAGAGACCGAGAAGCTTGCCGCCAGCATACAGAGCCTTCAGCAGAGATTGCTTGATCGAACCAGTGAGCGGAATAAGAGCGACCGGTGA
- the rsmI gene encoding 16S rRNA (cytidine(1402)-2'-O)-methyltransferase has protein sequence MKPDISNKVGKLVLVATPIGNLDDMSPRAVEAIENASVVFAEDTRRTAKFVTEMKRLYSYHDHNAAGRLPQLLEFLQNGFTVALVSDAGMPGISDPSFKAVRIAVREGFQIEVIPGPTAVTTALVGSGLPVDRFAFEGFLPRKVGARKRKLEEMSSYGGSIVYFIGPHHLLKYLGEMHGILGNRPVCIAREITKVHEEYIRGNISDVIRRFGDRKVRGEITLVVGGKELDEDYFD, from the coding sequence GTGAAACCAGACATCTCAAACAAGGTTGGAAAGCTTGTCCTGGTTGCCACTCCTATAGGCAATCTGGATGATATGTCCCCACGTGCGGTTGAGGCGATTGAGAACGCGTCTGTTGTGTTTGCCGAGGATACCAGGAGAACAGCAAAATTTGTAACTGAAATGAAAAGACTGTACAGTTACCATGATCACAATGCTGCCGGAAGGCTTCCCCAGTTACTGGAATTTCTCCAGAATGGATTTACAGTCGCTCTTGTCTCGGATGCGGGTATGCCCGGAATTTCAGATCCATCGTTCAAAGCAGTCAGAATTGCTGTGCGGGAAGGATTCCAGATTGAAGTTATTCCTGGTCCAACCGCCGTTACCACCGCGCTTGTCGGATCCGGTCTTCCTGTGGACAGATTCGCGTTTGAGGGCTTTCTTCCAAGAAAAGTTGGAGCCAGAAAAAGAAAACTTGAAGAGATGTCGTCTTATGGTGGTTCAATAGTATATTTCATTGGTCCTCATCATCTCCTGAAGTATCTGGGAGAGATGCACGGGATATTAGGTAATCGACCTGTCTGTATCGCAAGGGAAATAACAAAAGTACACGAGGAATATATTCGAGGAAATATCTCCGATGTTATCAGGCGATTCGGTGACAGAAAGGTGCGTGGAGAGATCACACTTGTTGTTGGCGGGAAGGAACTCGATGAAGATTACTTTGATTGA